One Mycoplasmopsis caviae DNA segment encodes these proteins:
- a CDS encoding MHO_1590 family protein codes for MSSKKKKILIPILGTIAALAVVTPIVVVSAAKTKRKDFKKQEKATTYDIFPKLDYNNYYRFIKIDDNGKEYIDENVVPLIVKDVLEKMNTSFDGKVSFDYKFVSKNHLELKFMYTGNNEEYYKTYTLRTKNVS; via the coding sequence ATGAGTAGTAAGAAAAAGAAAATATTAATTCCTATCTTAGGGACAATTGCCGCTTTAGCGGTGGTAACGCCAATTGTCGTTGTTTCTGCTGCTAAAACCAAAAGAAAAGATTTCAAGAAGCAAGAAAAAGCCACTACATATGACATCTTTCCAAAACTAGATTACAACAATTATTATAGATTTATAAAAATTGATGATAATGGTAAGGAATATATTGACGAAAATGTGGTGCCACTTATAGTTAAGGATGTTCTTGAAAAAATGAATACATCTTTTGATGGCAAGGTTTCATTTGATTATAAATTTGTAAGTAAAAATCATTTAGAACTCAAGTTTATGTACACAGGTAATAATGAGGAATATTACAAAACATATACACTTAGGACAAAGAACGTGTCTTAA
- a CDS encoding MHO_1580 family protein, producing the protein MINNISQERYTYKSLYSKISNIDDWNEYYEYDSSKACNVVQGNVEIRRYFHEDRFAIKIFFIQPYKLHKKFFDSVRIEINGKPVKSEILEAATDTTWARDKIARDYLSIDKWTKKYKEKESMIGTIVLSPKFIDLPYEKFRNLRIFWNSKKSDAEKQLWEINRIPEERREYTFNAKDNKVTFMIPQLYEFDFNGYGWKEENSSTINYMRTDITLNEFDKFKRKNELANIETTEVVKSSINEGVIYTYDRTHHWYGLSQSDYKKESKSIRDFKRKWDSFYSSIGLDNFSIKSIHNELFNKIKNEVYTKTITKPEDVTNHKDYKTVTYDNFIDYDYNNPGLVQSTKTLTPGVFIPYNHKGEFKTNYLFAFNDKAMTPGSKPIILNINNYQFVKQKLLDPSEGLIEYKYSDSSEKFVQDMNYKFNYEKIEQFLKTKDISSIFVLDKYKVTNE; encoded by the coding sequence GTGATTAACAATATATCACAAGAACGCTATACTTATAAGTCCCTATATTCAAAAATATCTAATATTGATGATTGAAACGAATATTATGAATATGATTCATCAAAGGCATGTAATGTGGTTCAAGGAAATGTCGAAATAAGAAGATATTTTCATGAGGACAGATTTGCTATAAAAATCTTTTTTATTCAACCATATAAATTACACAAAAAATTCTTTGACAGTGTACGAATTGAAATTAATGGAAAACCAGTAAAAAGTGAAATACTTGAAGCTGCAACCGATACAACTTGGGCAAGGGATAAAATTGCACGTGATTATCTTAGTATAGATAAGTGAACTAAAAAATATAAAGAAAAAGAATCTATGATTGGAACAATTGTTTTATCTCCAAAATTTATTGATTTACCATATGAAAAATTTAGAAATCTAAGAATTTTTTGAAATAGTAAGAAAAGCGATGCGGAAAAACAACTTTGAGAAATCAACAGAATTCCAGAGGAAAGAAGAGAATATACATTTAATGCAAAAGACAATAAAGTTACATTCATGATACCACAATTATATGAATTTGACTTTAATGGCTATGGTTGAAAAGAAGAAAATAGTTCAACAATTAACTATATGAGAACCGACATTACATTAAATGAATTTGATAAATTTAAGAGAAAAAATGAATTAGCTAATATTGAAACAACTGAAGTTGTCAAAAGTTCAATTAATGAAGGTGTAATCTATACTTATGACCGTACACATCACTGGTATGGCTTAAGTCAAAGTGATTATAAAAAAGAATCAAAATCAATAAGAGATTTCAAGAGAAAATGAGATAGTTTTTATTCATCAATTGGGCTTGATAATTTTAGTATTAAGAGCATTCACAATGAATTATTCAATAAAATTAAAAATGAGGTTTACACCAAAACAATAACTAAACCTGAAGACGTAACTAATCATAAAGACTATAAAACAGTAACATATGACAATTTCATTGACTATGATTATAATAATCCTGGTCTTGTGCAATCAACAAAAACACTAACACCTGGTGTATTTATTCCTTATAATCACAAAGGCGAATTCAAGACAAATTACCTATTTGCCTTTAATGATAAAGCAATGACACCAGGAAGTAAGCCAATAATACTAAATATTAATAACTATCAGTTTGTAAAACAAAAACTTCTTGATCCAAGTGAAGGCTTAATTGAATATAAATACAGCGACAGCAGTGAAAAATTTGTTCAGGATATGAATTATAAATTTAATTACGAAAAAATTGAACAGTTCCTAAAAACTAAAGATATCTCTTCGATATTTGTGCTTGATAAATACAAGGTAACTAATGAGTAG